The DNA segment AAGTATGGATAAGCATTCTCAGATGAATCCACTACATTTTGTTGAAGTGCTTGATAAAGCTCACCCCATGCAACAGACGTTGGTACTGCTCCAGCTTGTGTCCAGTAATCCGACACGACGCCAGATGTTTGAGTACGGATAGATAAACCTTTCAAATCGTCCATCGATTCAATCGGTTTCTTTCCGTAGTAATGACGCACACCAGCTGACCAATATCCAACTAATTTAAAATCATTGTTAGATTTCTCGTTAATCAGCTCCGCCATTTGGTCTCCAACTTCACCATCAACAACTGATTCCCAGTGCTCATAGCTTTCAAATAGATAAGGTAGTGCTAATAGATCAACTTCTTTTACACCAGTTTGAGACATAAATCCTGGTGACACGACAATGACATCAGCTGCACCTAATTTTAGCTTTTCAACAAGTTCAGACTCTTCTGTTCCAAGTGTACCTGCATGAACTTCTACCTCTATATTTGCGTTGGAGTCTTCAAGAACTTCCTCAAACTTTAATAATCCAGTTTGATATGGATTGTCAGGTGAAGTTTGGTTATGAGCAGCAAGAATTTTTAAGCTTTCCCCATCACTTGATCCTTCTGTTTTGCTATCTCCACAACCGGCAAGAATTGCAGATAACCCCATTGTTACTGCTGCTACAAAAATTAATTTTTTCATTTTCCATTTCCCCTTTGCTATTCCATATTTGTGTGTTTATTTTTCATTTCTTCAAATGACATAGAATCAGACGCCTTTTCCAATGTATAGATAATAATACTATCCAGTAAGAGATGAACTGATTGATCAAACTGATTACCTAGCGGTTGAATCGTATCTGGTTCATTACTCTTGCGATACTTTGTTGCAGCTGGTACATGTAGAACATTTTGACAATCCTTACTAACCTTAGCTTCACGATTAGTTGTGACAAGTGCAAGAACTGCCTCTTTTTTCTTTATGGTTTCTACTAAACTTGTAATCATGGCTGATGAACCAGAACCAGAGATGACGACAAGCAAATCATCTTTCTGAATGCTCGGTGTTGTGGTCTCCCCGACGACATAAACCGAAAACCCTCCGTGCATTAATCGCATAGCAAACGCTTTTCCCATTAATCCCGACCGACCTTCACCGAAAACAAAAATGTTTTTTGCCTGGACTAGTAACTCAGATAGCTCAATTGCTTCCGTTTCATTTACATGAGCTAATACGGTTTTGATTTCTTGTGTAACGGTTTCAAGTATGTTCCTCAAAACTGTGTCACCCCCTCTTGTATTTCTTTTGCGGCTACAGCTGGATTCTCATGACCTGTGATAGCGCTTCCAACAATCACGACTGAAGGTTGTTGTTTCATGAGTAACGGTAATAGATCGCGATTGATACCACCAGATACAACAAGTTGGAAATCCGAAATATGATTGGTTAATTGGAAATGTTGTGCACCCCATTCCACATCCTTTTGCAAATCAATGCCGATATGAATATTAAACATTCGTACCCCAAGACGATGGAGCTCTTCGACCCTTGCATAATCAGTTACTCCGAGTAAATCAACCATCAACTGTTGACCATATTGATTGGCGACAACTAACATATCTTCGATCGTTTGATTATTGGCAAAAGCCATAACGGTCGTAATATGTGCACCTGCTTCAAAAGCTTGTTTTGCTTCATGCTTACCGGCATCGCAAGTCTTCATATCAGCAACAATCTTTTTATTTGGATAGCGTTCGCTCATTTCACGGACAATCGACATTCCGTATTCTTTAATAACACCCGTTCCTACTTCAATAAAGTCGATATAGGACTCAGTCTGCTCGACTATTTCAAAACACTTTTCTTTAGTAAGTCGGTCAAGCGCCAATTGAATTTTCGTCATATACAATCCCCTCCCTAGCAAGAATCTCTTTCAATTAACACTGGTTGAAATAAGTAAATATGTTCTTCTTCTTTAAAATCACCTTTGATTTTTTCAAGTAATAGTTCAGCTGCTTTTTTTCCCATTTCAAAAGCAGGCTGTGCAACGACAGTTAATGCCGGATTGTATAAATTCCCAAATGAAACATCATCTATACTAATCAGTGCAAAGTCTTTCGGAATCACAATATGATGTTCTTTCACGTAGTTCAAGATTTCTAGAAGTGCTAAGTCATTTCCTGCAATAATTGCATCAACTGGCTTGCTAGTAAGTAACTCACCAAGACTTGACTTTAATTGACCAAGATCTCTACTGACAATATAACCTTCATCTATCGGCAATTGATGGAGTGAGGTAAGTTCCTTGAATACCCTAACCCGTTCCTGTCGAGGGAATACTCTGTGAAGCGCATTGGTCATTAAAGCTATTTTTTTATAGCCCTTTTCCACTAAATGTTCTACAGCCATTTTGACGGCTTGTTCATTATCAAGAAGAACTGAGGAAATTTTAAGATCAGGAATCTTTCGATCAAGAAATACAACCGGATAATTTGTTTTCACCATTTCTTCATAGAGTTCAAGATTTTCCCCCGTTGGAAAAACAATTAAGCCATCTACTTGTTTATCACGCAGCATCTGAATATAGCGTTCTTCTTTTTCAGGGTTATCGTCTGCGTTACAAACAATAACGTGAAAATCCAAAGAATTGCAATAATCTTCAATAGAGCGGATAACCTGTGTTGAGAAAGCATGTAAAATATTCGATACAATCACACCTATCGTAAAAGTGGACTTTTGTTTTAAGCTACGGGCCACACTATTTGGACGATAGTTCAGTTCTTTAATTGCCTCTTCAATACGGATCTTCGTACTCTCTGACATAAACTTATATCGTTTATTTACATATTGCGAAATAGTACTCTTGGATACTCCGGCATAGGCAGCAACATCAGCCATCGTTACTTTATTCATTTTTTTACCCCCAGCGGAATTTTAGTAAATCGGTTTAGTAAATCGGTTTAGTAGAAGTATAAATGAAAGCGATTCCAAAATCAACACTAAATTTTCTGGTAATTAGATTTTTTTTTGTGGGCATGGAATTCTCACAGAACAACTGAATTTGAACGGGGGTAAATCCATTTTAACAGGAATAAAATGGTGGAACGTTCCTCCACATCGATATCTGATACGTCAAAAATGGATTTGAGCTATAAAATATTTGAACATGCAAATCGACGGAACTGCATTTCGTCCGTTATCGAGACACTATTTATGTTTCAGTTCTTCGAGCACAAAAGAAAAGTCAACGAGTTCATTGATTTGGTGTAGCATATTATTTTCTGGCACAACGATATCGGAAATCGTCATAAATGGGCTTAGGCTTAAAGATTCTTGATCGGAAATAATTGGGACACTACTTGAAATTAGTGCACTTATTATACAACAAAAAGAAGCAATCCCTTCCTCGCCAAATTGAGGAAAGAATTGCTTGTTTAGATTGAAAAGCCGGCACATTCTGTTAGTTTTTGAACAGATAAAGGAACTTACTTCTTTAGATGAAAGAAAATATATATACAAGTGATTGCAGTGGAAGGCGGCGACTCCGGCGGGAAAAGCGAGACAGACGAGACCCCACAGGTAACGAATTGTGCACAATTCGTTTGCGACGAGTAACCGCAGGAGCAAGGGTTTTCTAGCGGACGAGGAGGCTTGCGCTTGCCCCGCGGAAAGCGTCCGCATGAAACGGAAATCACCTATACTCCCTATCGCTAGACTTTTCTATATAACTAGTTATGAGTAGCATTATCACCCCGCTGATAACAATACTATAACCACCACATATCAGCCGGTTGTTCTTTAATCACTACTGATTTTAAATTGGATACTGCACGCTGGAATCCTTCTTCGATGCTCATGATTGGGTCTTCGTGTTCGATGCTGACAACATAATCATAGCCATAGGTGCGAAGGGCACTTATAATGTCTGACCATTCTTGAACGGAATGTCCACAACCTACTGAACGAAAGCTCCATGCACGTGTGCGGATATTATTGTAAGGTTGCATGTCTGTCAGACCATACATATTTACATTGTCTTGGTC comes from the Paenisporosarcina antarctica genome and includes:
- a CDS encoding TRAP transporter substrate-binding protein encodes the protein MKKLIFVAAVTMGLSAILAGCGDSKTEGSSDGESLKILAAHNQTSPDNPYQTGLLKFEEVLEDSNANIEVEVHAGTLGTEESELVEKLKLGAADVIVVSPGFMSQTGVKEVDLLALPYLFESYEHWESVVDGEVGDQMAELINEKSNNDFKLVGYWSAGVRHYYGKKPIESMDDLKGLSIRTQTSGVVSDYWTQAGAVPTSVAWGELYQALQQNVVDSSENAYPYFVQQNHHKTKNGKFISETAHDYTTRLMLVNGKKFDAMTDEQKEALLEAATASVEAEREAVYAQEEEYKQKAIDEGAVVNEIDTTKFQELAIPIQDKLAVDIGAEEIVEQINSLRK
- the hxlB gene encoding 6-phospho-3-hexuloisomerase, encoding MRNILETVTQEIKTVLAHVNETEAIELSELLVQAKNIFVFGEGRSGLMGKAFAMRLMHGGFSVYVVGETTTPSIQKDDLLVVISGSGSSAMITSLVETIKKKEAVLALVTTNREAKVSKDCQNVLHVPAATKYRKSNEPDTIQPLGNQFDQSVHLLLDSIIIYTLEKASDSMSFEEMKNKHTNME
- the hxlA gene encoding 3-hexulose-6-phosphate synthase translates to MTKIQLALDRLTKEKCFEIVEQTESYIDFIEVGTGVIKEYGMSIVREMSERYPNKKIVADMKTCDAGKHEAKQAFEAGAHITTVMAFANNQTIEDMLVVANQYGQQLMVDLLGVTDYARVEELHRLGVRMFNIHIGIDLQKDVEWGAQHFQLTNHISDFQLVVSGGINRDLLPLLMKQQPSVVIVGSAITGHENPAVAAKEIQEGVTQF
- a CDS encoding LacI family DNA-binding transcriptional regulator, with amino-acid sequence MNKVTMADVAAYAGVSKSTISQYVNKRYKFMSESTKIRIEEAIKELNYRPNSVARSLKQKSTFTIGVIVSNILHAFSTQVIRSIEDYCNSLDFHVIVCNADDNPEKEERYIQMLRDKQVDGLIVFPTGENLELYEEMVKTNYPVVFLDRKIPDLKISSVLLDNEQAVKMAVEHLVEKGYKKIALMTNALHRVFPRQERVRVFKELTSLHQLPIDEGYIVSRDLGQLKSSLGELLTSKPVDAIIAGNDLALLEILNYVKEHHIVIPKDFALISIDDVSFGNLYNPALTVVAQPAFEMGKKAAELLLEKIKGDFKEEEHIYLFQPVLIERDSC